Proteins from a genomic interval of Qipengyuania sp. JC766:
- a CDS encoding enoyl-CoA hydratase/isomerase family protein, which produces MTEHIHAHTHGPVGHLSLNRPKALHSLTLEMCHAMSDALAGWADDGAVRAIMLDHAEGRGFCAGGDINLLRNSALNDGGESGRAFFHDEYRLNHQMFEYDKPIVAFMDGITMGGGVGIAMPARFRIATENTRFAMPETGIGLFPDVGGGWYLSRLKGRLGQFLALTGARLDGAECLWAGIATHYIPSERLSETKARIVDDPANLSAILEEMGETPEAARLAGNEERISRHFASDDFETILASLESDDSEWAAKELETLRGKSPQTCKVALRQLADSSRLDSFADNMAMEYRIASRVLVRPDFAEGVRAVIVDKTNDPQWDPATPEGVSEELIDSIFAPLPAEEEWTPRS; this is translated from the coding sequence ATGACCGAGCACATCCACGCCCATACCCACGGCCCCGTCGGCCACCTGTCGCTCAACCGGCCGAAGGCGCTGCATTCGCTGACGCTGGAGATGTGCCACGCCATGAGCGATGCGCTGGCCGGCTGGGCGGACGACGGGGCCGTCCGGGCCATCATGCTGGACCATGCCGAAGGGCGCGGCTTCTGCGCCGGTGGCGACATCAACCTGCTGCGCAATTCCGCCCTGAACGATGGCGGGGAAAGCGGGCGGGCGTTCTTCCACGACGAATACCGCCTCAACCACCAGATGTTCGAATACGACAAGCCGATCGTCGCGTTCATGGACGGCATCACCATGGGCGGCGGTGTCGGCATCGCCATGCCGGCGCGCTTCCGGATCGCCACGGAAAACACGCGCTTCGCCATGCCGGAAACGGGCATCGGCCTGTTCCCCGATGTGGGCGGCGGCTGGTACCTTTCGCGCCTGAAGGGGCGGCTCGGCCAGTTCCTCGCCCTGACCGGCGCGCGGCTGGACGGTGCCGAATGCCTGTGGGCCGGCATCGCCACGCATTACATCCCGAGCGAGCGCCTGTCGGAAACTAAGGCGCGCATCGTCGACGATCCGGCGAACCTGTCGGCGATTCTCGAGGAAATGGGCGAGACACCCGAAGCCGCGCGGCTGGCCGGGAACGAAGAACGGATATCGCGCCACTTCGCTTCGGACGATTTCGAGACCATCCTTGCCTCGCTGGAAAGCGACGACAGCGAATGGGCGGCGAAGGAATTGGAGACGCTGCGTGGCAAGAGCCCGCAGACCTGCAAGGTGGCGCTGCGCCAGCTGGCCGACAGCAGCCGGCTGGACAGCTTCGCCGACAACATGGCGATGGAATACCGAATCGCGAGCCGCGTGCTCGTGCGCCCCGATTTCGCGGAGGGCGTGCGCGCGGTCATCGTCGACAAGACCAACGATCCCCAGTGGGATCCCGCAACGCCGGAAGGTGTGAGCGAGGAGCTGATCGACAGTATCTTCGCGCCGCTCCCGGCCGAAGAGGAATGGACCCCGCGGTCCTGA